In Sorghum bicolor cultivar BTx623 chromosome 8, Sorghum_bicolor_NCBIv3, whole genome shotgun sequence, one genomic interval encodes:
- the LOC8082761 gene encoding amino acid permease 3, producing MAMASHNGGTTKHLPPMEVSMEAGNGDAAEYLDDDGRPRRTGTFWTASAHIITAVIGSGVLSLAWAIAQLGWVAGPAAMLLFAFVTYYTATLLAECYRTGDPDTGKRNYTYMDAVRSNLGGARVAFCGCIQYANLVGVAIGYTIASSISMQAISRAGCFHKRGHAVPCKSSSNPYMILFGAVQILFSQIPDFDQIWWLSIVAAVMSFTYSSIGLSLGIAQTVANGGFKGSLTGISIGADVTSTQKVWHSLQAFGDIAFAYSFSNILIEIQDTIKAPPPSESKVMQKATRLSVATTTIFYMLCGCMGYAAFGDKAPDNLLTGFGFFEPFWLIDIANIAIVVHLVGAYQVFCQPIFAFVERRAAAAWPDSAFIARELRVGPFALSLFRLTWRSAFVCVTTVVAMLLPFFGNVVGFLGAVSFWPLTVYFPVEMYIKQRRVPRGSTKWICLQTLSVGCLFVSIAAAAGSIADVIDALKVYHPFSS from the exons TCCATGGAGGCCGGGAACGGCGACGCGGCCGAGTATctcgacgacgacgggcggccaCGCCGCACCGGCACGTTCTGGACGGCGAGCGCGCACATCATCACCGCCGTGATCGGCTCCGGCGTGCTCTCCCTGGCCTGGGCCATCGCGCAGCTCGGCTGGGTGGCCGGCCCCGCCGCCATGCTGCTCTTCGCCTTCGTCACCTACTACACCGCCACGCTGCTCGCGGAGTGCTACCGCACCGGCGACCCGGACACGGGCAAGCGCAACTACACCTACATGGACGCCGTCCGGTCCAACCTCGGCGGCGCCAGGGTCGCCTTCTGTGGCTGCATCCAGTACGCCAACCTCGTCGGCGTCGCCATCGGCTACACCATCGCGTCGTCCATCAGCATGCAGGCTATCAGTAGAGCTGGCTGCTTCCATAAGCGAGGCCACGCCGTGCCGTGCAAGAGCTCGAGCAATCCCTACATGATCCTCTTTGGAGCTGTGCAGATCCTCTTCTCCCAGATACCAGACTTCGATCAGATTTGGTGGTTATCCATCGTCGCTGCTGTCATGTCTTTCACCTACTCCAGCATCGGGTTGTCACTCGGCATCGCACAGACTGTTG CTAATGGTGGGTTCAAGGGCAGCCTCACCGGCATCAGCATCGGCGCCGACGTCACCTCCACGCAGAAGGTCTGGCACAGCCTGCAAGCCTTCGGCGACATCGCCTTCGCCTACTCATTCTCCAACATCCTCATCGAGATCCAA GACACGATCAAGGCGCCGCCACCGTCGGAGTCGAAGGTGATGCAGAAGGCGACGCGTCTGAGCGTGGCGACGACGACCATCTTCTACATGCTGTGCGGATGCATGGGGTACGCGGCGTTCGGCGACAAAGCCCCCGACAACCTCCTCACGGGGTTCGGCTTCTTCGAGCCGTTCTGGCTGATCGACATCGCCAACATCGCCATCGTGGTGCACCTCGTCGGCGCCTACCAGGTGTTCTGCCAGCCCATCTTCGCCTTCGTcgagcgccgcgccgccgcggcgtGGCCGGACAGCGCCTTCATCGCCCGGGAGCTCCGCGTCGGCCCCTTCGCGCTGAGCCTTTTCCGCCTGACGTGGCGGTCGGCATTCGTGTGCGTCACCACCGTCGTCGCCATGCTCCTCCCCTTCTTCGGCAACGTCGTCGGCTTCCTCGGCGCCGTCTCGTTCTGGCCGCTCACCGTCTACTTCCCCGTCGAGATGTACATCAAGCAGCGCCGCGTGCCGCGGGGCAGCACCAAGTGGATCTGCCTCCAGACGCTCAGCGTCGGGTGCCTGTTCGTGTCCatcgccgccgcggccggctCCATTGCCGACGTTATCGACGCGCTCAAGGTCTACCACCCGTTCAGCAGTTAA